One part of the Perognathus longimembris pacificus isolate PPM17 chromosome 10, ASM2315922v1, whole genome shotgun sequence genome encodes these proteins:
- the Txnrd3 gene encoding thioredoxin reductase 3 translates to MFALPHTEPRLQDGGSTGRSGAVTAGQTRAERPAGCARRRGWVTDPPPPPRRGRGRAGAGLAGAGLSGVGAGPRRGRGASRVGRVLAPSVTVSAPSPRPPAASRLPSRPGPGGSHSEALEQPPSPPPPPSRAPMSPGLGKAGVVPNRRLGCVRGGPLSSPPGRRARLASPGPSHPCSETREELRRRLRALIDGNRVMIFSKSYCPHSQRVKELFASLGVDYTILELDQVDDGASIQEMLLEITNQKTVPNIFVNKVHVGGCDRIFQAHQNGLLQKLLQEDAAHDYDLIVLGGGSGGLSCAKEAAALGKRVMVLDFVVPSPHGSSWGLGGTCVNVGCIPKKLMHQAALLGQALHDSRKFGWEYSQQVKHNWETMTQAIQSHIGSLSWGYRLSLREKGVAYVNSYGEFVEPHKVKATNKKGQETYHTASKFVIATGERPRYLGIHGDREYCITSDDLFSLPYCPGKTLVVGASYVALECAGFLAGFGLDVTVMVRSILLRGFDQEMAEKVGAYMEKHGVKFLRKFVPVMIQQLEKGSPGKLKVVAKSTEGPETTEGVYNTVLLAIGRDSCTKKIGLEKIGVKVNEKNGKIPVNDVEQTNVPYVYAIGDVLEDRPQLTPVAIQAGKLLARRLFGTSLEKCDYANVPTTVFTPLEYGCCGLAEEKAVEVYRKENVEVYHTLFWPLEWTIAGRDNNTCYAKIICNKCDHDRVIGLHVLGPNAGEITQGFAVAMKCGLTKQQLSDTIGIHPTCGEVFTTLEITKSSGLDITQKGC, encoded by the exons ATGTTCGCGCTTCCCCACACAGAGCCGCGTCTGCAGGACGGCGGCTCGACGGGCCGGTCGGGGGCGGTCACCGCCGGGCAGACACGCGCGGAGCGGCCGGCCGGGTGCGCGCGCCGGAGGGGCTGGGTCACagatccccccccgcccccgcgccgggggcggggccgcgcaggGGCGGGGCTTGCGGGGGCGGGCCTctccggggtgggggcggggccgcgcagggggcggggcgcgaGCCGCGTGGGCAGAGTCCTCGCGCCCTCGGTCACCGTCTCCGCACCGTCACCTCGGCCGCCGGCCGCCTCTCGGCTCCCAAGCAGGCCCGGCCCGGGCGGGAGCCACAGCGAAGCCCTGGAGCagccgccgtcgccgccgccgccgccgtcgcggGCGCCGATGTCGCCCGGGCTGGGGAAGGCTGGCGTCGTTCCCAACCGCCGCCTGGGCTGCGTCCGCGGCGGGCCCTTGTCTTCCCCGCCCGGGCGCCGCGCCCGCCTGGCGTCGCCCGGGCCCAGCCACCCGTGCTCCGAGACCCGCGAGGAGTTGCGGCGCCGCCTGCGGGCCCTCATCGACGGCAACCGAGTCATGATCTTCAGCAAGAGCTACTGTCCCCACAGCCAGCGG GTTAAAGAGCTCTTCGCTTCTCTGGGAGTCGACTACACTATCTTGGAACTTGATCAAGTCG ATGATGGGGCCAGTATCCAAGAGATGCTGTTGGAAATCACTAATCAGAAAACTGTGCCGAACATTTTTGTGAACAAAGTACACGTGGGTGGATGTGACCGAATTTTCCAG GCGCACCAGAACGGGCTTCTGCAGAAGCTGCTGCAGGAGGACGCGGCGCACGACTACGACCTCATCGTCCTCGGCGGGGGCTCCGGGGGCCTCTCGTGCGCGAAG GAAGCTGCCGCTTTGGGGAAGAGAGTGATGGTGCTGGACTTCGTGGTCCCCTCCCCGCACGGCTCGTCCTGGG gcctcGGCGGCACCTGTGTCAACGTGGGCTGCATCCCCAAGAAGCTGATGCACCAGGCCGCCCTGCTGGGGCAGGCGCTCCACGACTCGAGGAAGTTCGGCTGGGAGTACTCTCAGCAGG TGAAGCACAACTGGGAGACGATGACGCAAGCCATCCAGAGCCACATCGGCTCTCTGAGCTGGGGCTACCGGCTGTCCCTGCGGGAGAAGGGCGTGGCCTACGTCAACTCCTACGGGGAGTTTGTGGAGCCCCACAAAGTAAAG GCAACCAATAAAAAAGGACAGGAAACGTATCATACTGCCTCCAAATTTGTCATCGCGACAGGTGAAAGGCCACGCTACTTAGGAATCCATGGAGATAGAGAATACTGTATTACTAG CGACGATCTCTTTTCTCTCCCCTACTGCCCCGGGAAGACCTTGGTGGTGGGCGCCTCCTACGTTGCTCTGGAGTGCGCCGGCTTCCTCGCTGGCTTCGGCTTGGACGTCACGGTCATGGTGCGCTCGATCCTCCTTCGTGGCTTTGACCAAGAAATGGCAGAGAAAGTGGGCGCCTACATGGAAAAGCACGGCGTGAAGTTCCTTAGAAAGTTCGTGCCTGTCATG ATCCAGCAGTTGGAGAAAGGCTCACCTGGGAAGCTGAAAGTGGTGGCGAAGTCCACGGAAGGACCCGAGACCACCGAAGGCGTGTATAACACA gTTTTGTTGGCAATTGGTCGTGACTCGTGTACAAAGAAAATAGGCTTGGAGAAGATTGGTGTCAAAGTGAATGAGAA GAATGGCAAGATACCAGTGAACGATGTGGAGCAGACCAACGTGCCCTACGTCTACGCCATCGGCGACGTGCTGGAGGACAGGCCGCAGCTCACGCCGGTGGCCATTCAGGCCGGCAAGCTGCTGGCGCGGAGACTCTTTGGGACGTCTCTGGAAAAG TGTGATTATGCCAACGTGCCCACCACCGTGTTCACCCCCCTGGAGTACGGCTGCTGCGGACTCGCTGAGGAGAAAGCCGTTGAAGTTTACAGAAAGGAGAATGTGGAG GTGTACCACACTTTGTTCTGGCCCCTGGAATGGACCATAGCTGGCAGAGACAACAACACTTGTTACGCAAAGATAATCTGCAACAAATGTGACCAC